Proteins co-encoded in one Hemibagrus wyckioides isolate EC202008001 linkage group LG26, SWU_Hwy_1.0, whole genome shotgun sequence genomic window:
- the aftpha gene encoding aftiphilin a isoform X2 codes for MEPDVIHMYSSSPPPLEDGADEDDEEFSDFTGVPNSVSFTEFETPTTFGQLQALNATSPPELIGNGRVVGLNRPAMPNGGQGDALACRTVSVEELKKVTEHPHGTYTNFSDFPGNSWTGSDAVDCNGRGSEVLTNGFANFGTEGTPPSHHIHREMAPSGGRCPDAVLSDEEDFADFAAFSNADVPSQPVVNWESSNHNVRLAQDNQPRREENHEAGKAVDNDKDYCVTGFASFAEASDHLSNGVGGFHVGTSYGQRDQDTEPAHQDSNTTTESVSTGRRTSQNSVEQDGLEVKERMDNRVSPVSMDERGSSSEPTEEKGSGNDTETETETETSFGRPLSTEALEEFGDFSTTGSVPSPPLQEETATPADHSQLAEDDDEDFGDFGDFGDASSFGGAGFADFDQQGAAPQSAPSESIAPSQSVRQNDPRADEDEFGDFDVHGQPGKTAQEGEEGAETAEFPGSDSFADFAAAPVDGNADDNGGWQAFGGSSEEGGVSWAAFGQDQGSTFSEKSEDDWHESPPVTAPPTGSDEECRKNSTVVSLLSRLEKLFLASFLEISMPHLEEDVPPLKAFLEPCERGEKQKKDPVPVSGGVQGVWLQLQDIHNAFGLRYQWGGSHSNKTLLCSLGIDTRNILFTGQKKQPVIVPMYAASLGMLEPTKEPVKPVSAAEMIASIAQSPSVASEMSSCSTDAAQESLPPVQFDWSSSGLTNPLDGVDPELYELTQAKLDVSGGSNRVVDAFARLMSTVEKTNTSTRRVQTQKEENLSEEARRVISTLPDLSFMQAKVLMFPSTLTPLPPSSSSSISPSPVPD; via the exons ATGGAGCCAGACGTGATCCACATGTACTCGTCCTCTCCTCCGCCCTTGGAGGACGGTGCCGACGAGGACGACGAGGAGTTCAGCGACTTCACCGGCGTTCCCAACAGCGTCAGTTTCACGGAATTTGAGACACCCACGACGTTCGGTCAGCTACAGGCACTGAACGCAACATCTCCCCCGGAGTTGATCGGTAACGGCAGAGTCGTCGGACTTAATAGACCGGCGATGCCGAACGGCGGCCAGGGGGATGCTCTAGCTTGCAGGACTGTTAGCGTGGAGGAGCTTAAAAAGGTTACAGAACATCCACATGGGACTTACACAAACTTTTCGGACTTTCCGGGGAATTCCTGGACAGGTAGCGATGCTGTGGACTGCAACGGAAGAGGCAGCGAAGTTCTCACGAATGGCTTTGCAAATTTTGGCACAGAGGGAACTCCTCCCTCACACCACATACACCGGGAAATGGCTCCCTCAGGGGGTCGCTGTCCCGACGCAGTCCTCAGTGACGAGGAGGATTTTGCGGATTTTGCTGCTTTTTCGAATGCTGATGTTCCCAGTCAACCTGTTGTGAACTGGGAAAGTTCAAACCATAACGTGAGACTAGCACAAGACAACCAACCACGAAGAGAGGAAAATCATGAAGCTGGTAAAGCAGTGGACAATGACAAGGACTATTGTGTAACAGGGTTTGCCTCGTTTGCAGAGGCTTCAGATCACCTTAGCAACGGAGTCGGGGGTTTCCATGTGGGGACAAGTTATGGACAAAGGGATCAGGACACTGAGCCTGCACATCAGGACTCTAATACTACTACTGAGTCTGTTAGCACAGGGCGACGGACATCGCAGAACAGTGTGGAGCAGGATGGTTTGGAGGTTAAAGAAAGGATGGATAACAGGGTGTCCCCTGTCTCCATGGATGAGAGAGGTAGCAGCAGCGAGCCGACGGAAGAGAAGGGGTCCGGGAATGACACTGAAACCGAGACCGAAACGGAGACCTCTTTCGGTCGACCTCTGTCCACAGAAGCGCTTGAGGAATTTGGGGATTTCAGTACGACAGGTTCGGTACCTTCCCCTCCACTACAGGAAGAGACGGCCACTCCTGCTGACCACAGCCAGCTGGCTGAAGATGATGACGAGGACTTTGGAGATTTTGGTGACTTTGGGGATGCCAGTTCCTTTGGAGGTGCTGGCTTCGCTGATTTtgaccagcagggggcagcaccACAGTCTGCACCTTCGGAATCGATCGCACCTTCACAGTCCGTCAGGCAAAACGATCCGCGTGCTGATGAGGATGAGTTTGGTGACTTTGACGTGCATGGACAACCTGGCAAGACGGCGCAAGAGGGTGAGGAGGGGGCGGAGACCGCTGAGTTTCCGGGTAGTGACAGTTTTGCTGACTTTGCTGCAGCACCCGTTGATGGCAATGCTGATGATAATGGAGGGTGGCAGGCGTTCGGCGGATCGAGTGAGGAAGGTGGGGTATCGTGGGCAGCTTTCGGTCAGGACCAGGGCTCGACCTTTTCAGAGAAGAGCGAAGATGACTGGCACGAAAGCCCACCTGTCACGGCACCCCCTACTGGCAGTGATGAAGAATGCAGGaaaaacagcactgtg GTGTCTCTTCTCAGCAGGTTGGAGAAGCTTTTCCTGGCCAGTTTTCTGGAGATCTCCATGCCTCATCTCGAGGAGGACGTACCCCCTCTTAAAGCTTTCCTAGAGCCGTGtgaaagaggagaaaaacaaaagaaagaccCAGTACCAGTCAGTGG agGAGTGCAGGGTGTGTGGCTGCAGCTGCAGGACATCCACAATGCCTTTGGTCTGAGGTATCAGTGGGGCGGATCACACAGTAACAAGACTCTCCTCTGCTCGCTGGGCATCGACACTCGGAACATA CTGTTCACAGGTCAGAAGAAGCAGCCCGTTATTGTACCCATGTATGCAGCCAGTCTG gGAATGCTGGAACCCACTAAAGAGCCAGTGAAGCCCGTCTCTGCTGCTGAGATGATCGCCTCCATAGCGCAGTCTCCCTCTGTAGCCTCAGAGATGAGCTCCTGCTCCACTGACGCAGCACAG GAATCCCTCCCACCGGTGCAGTTTGACTGGAGCAGCAGTGGCCTTACAAACCCTCTGGATG gtgtagacCCCGAGCTGTATGAGCTGACCCAGGCTAAGCTGGACGTGAGTGGAGGCAGCAACAGAGTGGTGGATGCTTTCGCTCGCCTCATGTCCACTGTGGAGAAGACCAACACGTCCACCAg GCGGGTGCAGACGCAGAAGGAGGAGAACCTGAGTGAAGAGGCTCGGCGTGTCATCTCCACTCTACCTGATCTCTCCTTCATGCAGGCCAAAGTGCTGATGttcccctccacactcactcctcttcctccctcctcctcttcctccatatCCCCCTCTCCTGTCCCAGACTGa
- the lgalsla gene encoding galectin-related protein isoform X1, with protein MADLRVREDLRSSTPNRKLNSSFGEPAFGSPSKDEQQQLLAVPFCGSIRGGMRPGKKLTIMGIVDSEPDGFDISLTCGCDDVALEVSARFEDRQLLRNAHVAGSWGEEEAAIPFFPFLAGQPFRLEIHCEHQSFRVLVDGQPLFDFYHRVHSLMSIDTIQINGSLSITKLN; from the exons ATGGCGGATCTGAGAGTGCGCGAGGACCTG AGGTCTTCCACACCCAACAGGAAGCTGAACAGCTCTTTTGGAGAACCAGCTTTTGGTTCCCCCAGCAAAGATGAACAACAACAGCTCCTG GCGGTGCCATTTTGTGGGAGTATTCGAGGTGGGATGCGACCTGGGAAGAAACTCACCATCATGGGCATCGTGGATTCAGAACCAGATGG GTTTGACATCAGTCTGACATGTGGGTGTGACGACGTGGCCCTGGAGGTCAGCGCCAGGTTCGAGGATCGTCAGCTTCTGAGAAACGCACACGTAGCCGGCTCGTGGGGCGAGGAGGAGGCGGCCATCCCTTTCTTTCCCTTCCTCGCAGGACAGCCGTTCAGG TTGGAGATCCACTGCGAGCACCAGAGTTTCCGTGTGCTCGTGGACGGACAGCCGCTGTTCGATTTCTATCACCGCGTGCACTCGCTGATGTCCATCGACACCATCCAGATCAACGGCAGCCTGAGCATCACCAAACTCAACTGA
- the aftpha gene encoding aftiphilin a isoform X1: MEPDVIHMYSSSPPPLEDGADEDDEEFSDFTGVPNSVSFTEFETPTTFGQLQALNATSPPELIGNGRVVGLNRPAMPNGGQGDALACRTVSVEELKKVTEHPHGTYTNFSDFPGNSWTGSDAVDCNGRGSEVLTNGFANFGTEGTPPSHHIHREMAPSGGRCPDAVLSDEEDFADFAAFSNADVPSQPVVNWESSNHNVRLAQDNQPRREENHEAGKAVDNDKDYCVTGFASFAEASDHLSNGVGGFHVGTSYGQRDQDTEPAHQDSNTTTESVSTGRRTSQNSVEQDGLEVKERMDNRVSPVSMDERGSSSEPTEEKGSGNDTETETETETSFGRPLSTEALEEFGDFSTTGSVPSPPLQEETATPADHSQLAEDDDEDFGDFGDFGDASSFGGAGFADFDQQGAAPQSAPSESIAPSQSVRQNDPRADEDEFGDFDVHGQPGKTAQEGEEGAETAEFPGSDSFADFAAAPVDGNADDNGGWQAFGGSSEEGGVSWAAFGQDQGSTFSEKSEDDWHESPPVTAPPTGSDEECRKNSTVVSLLSRLEKLFLASFLEISMPHLEEDVPPLKAFLEPCERGEKQKKDPVPVSGGVQGVWLQLQDIHNAFGLRYQWGGSHSNKTLLCSLGIDTRNILFTGQKKQPVIVPMYAASLGMLEPTKEPVKPVSAAEMIASIAQSPSVASEMSSCSTDAAQESLPPVQFDWSSSGLTNPLDASGGSSLLNLDFFGPVDESPSSSTTSIPGVDPELYELTQAKLDVSGGSNRVVDAFARLMSTVEKTNTSTRRVQTQKEENLSEEARRVISTLPDLSFMQAKVLMFPSTLTPLPPSSSSSISPSPVPD; the protein is encoded by the exons ATGGAGCCAGACGTGATCCACATGTACTCGTCCTCTCCTCCGCCCTTGGAGGACGGTGCCGACGAGGACGACGAGGAGTTCAGCGACTTCACCGGCGTTCCCAACAGCGTCAGTTTCACGGAATTTGAGACACCCACGACGTTCGGTCAGCTACAGGCACTGAACGCAACATCTCCCCCGGAGTTGATCGGTAACGGCAGAGTCGTCGGACTTAATAGACCGGCGATGCCGAACGGCGGCCAGGGGGATGCTCTAGCTTGCAGGACTGTTAGCGTGGAGGAGCTTAAAAAGGTTACAGAACATCCACATGGGACTTACACAAACTTTTCGGACTTTCCGGGGAATTCCTGGACAGGTAGCGATGCTGTGGACTGCAACGGAAGAGGCAGCGAAGTTCTCACGAATGGCTTTGCAAATTTTGGCACAGAGGGAACTCCTCCCTCACACCACATACACCGGGAAATGGCTCCCTCAGGGGGTCGCTGTCCCGACGCAGTCCTCAGTGACGAGGAGGATTTTGCGGATTTTGCTGCTTTTTCGAATGCTGATGTTCCCAGTCAACCTGTTGTGAACTGGGAAAGTTCAAACCATAACGTGAGACTAGCACAAGACAACCAACCACGAAGAGAGGAAAATCATGAAGCTGGTAAAGCAGTGGACAATGACAAGGACTATTGTGTAACAGGGTTTGCCTCGTTTGCAGAGGCTTCAGATCACCTTAGCAACGGAGTCGGGGGTTTCCATGTGGGGACAAGTTATGGACAAAGGGATCAGGACACTGAGCCTGCACATCAGGACTCTAATACTACTACTGAGTCTGTTAGCACAGGGCGACGGACATCGCAGAACAGTGTGGAGCAGGATGGTTTGGAGGTTAAAGAAAGGATGGATAACAGGGTGTCCCCTGTCTCCATGGATGAGAGAGGTAGCAGCAGCGAGCCGACGGAAGAGAAGGGGTCCGGGAATGACACTGAAACCGAGACCGAAACGGAGACCTCTTTCGGTCGACCTCTGTCCACAGAAGCGCTTGAGGAATTTGGGGATTTCAGTACGACAGGTTCGGTACCTTCCCCTCCACTACAGGAAGAGACGGCCACTCCTGCTGACCACAGCCAGCTGGCTGAAGATGATGACGAGGACTTTGGAGATTTTGGTGACTTTGGGGATGCCAGTTCCTTTGGAGGTGCTGGCTTCGCTGATTTtgaccagcagggggcagcaccACAGTCTGCACCTTCGGAATCGATCGCACCTTCACAGTCCGTCAGGCAAAACGATCCGCGTGCTGATGAGGATGAGTTTGGTGACTTTGACGTGCATGGACAACCTGGCAAGACGGCGCAAGAGGGTGAGGAGGGGGCGGAGACCGCTGAGTTTCCGGGTAGTGACAGTTTTGCTGACTTTGCTGCAGCACCCGTTGATGGCAATGCTGATGATAATGGAGGGTGGCAGGCGTTCGGCGGATCGAGTGAGGAAGGTGGGGTATCGTGGGCAGCTTTCGGTCAGGACCAGGGCTCGACCTTTTCAGAGAAGAGCGAAGATGACTGGCACGAAAGCCCACCTGTCACGGCACCCCCTACTGGCAGTGATGAAGAATGCAGGaaaaacagcactgtg GTGTCTCTTCTCAGCAGGTTGGAGAAGCTTTTCCTGGCCAGTTTTCTGGAGATCTCCATGCCTCATCTCGAGGAGGACGTACCCCCTCTTAAAGCTTTCCTAGAGCCGTGtgaaagaggagaaaaacaaaagaaagaccCAGTACCAGTCAGTGG agGAGTGCAGGGTGTGTGGCTGCAGCTGCAGGACATCCACAATGCCTTTGGTCTGAGGTATCAGTGGGGCGGATCACACAGTAACAAGACTCTCCTCTGCTCGCTGGGCATCGACACTCGGAACATA CTGTTCACAGGTCAGAAGAAGCAGCCCGTTATTGTACCCATGTATGCAGCCAGTCTG gGAATGCTGGAACCCACTAAAGAGCCAGTGAAGCCCGTCTCTGCTGCTGAGATGATCGCCTCCATAGCGCAGTCTCCCTCTGTAGCCTCAGAGATGAGCTCCTGCTCCACTGACGCAGCACAG GAATCCCTCCCACCGGTGCAGTTTGACTGGAGCAGCAGTGGCCTTACAAACCCTCTGGATG CAAGTGGAGGTTCGTCTCTGCTGAATCTGGACTTTTTTGGCCCGGTGGACGAGTCGCCCTCCAGCTCCACTACCTCCATACCAG gtgtagacCCCGAGCTGTATGAGCTGACCCAGGCTAAGCTGGACGTGAGTGGAGGCAGCAACAGAGTGGTGGATGCTTTCGCTCGCCTCATGTCCACTGTGGAGAAGACCAACACGTCCACCAg GCGGGTGCAGACGCAGAAGGAGGAGAACCTGAGTGAAGAGGCTCGGCGTGTCATCTCCACTCTACCTGATCTCTCCTTCATGCAGGCCAAAGTGCTGATGttcccctccacactcactcctcttcctccctcctcctcttcctccatatCCCCCTCTCCTGTCCCAGACTGa
- the lgalsla gene encoding galectin-related protein isoform X2, with the protein MTDSRVVCAGQIVFVSGLEETPDSKLINGPEEEDPDVCLVKTPSVIRTMACIRCHDEEILSYSLHLAVVIMLYLISVKTLKQAVPFCGSIRGGMRPGKKLTIMGIVDSEPDGFDISLTCGCDDVALEVSARFEDRQLLRNAHVAGSWGEEEAAIPFFPFLAGQPFRLEIHCEHQSFRVLVDGQPLFDFYHRVHSLMSIDTIQINGSLSITKLN; encoded by the exons ATGACAGATAGCCGTGTGGTGTGTGCTGGACAGATTGTCTTTGTCTCTGGCTTGGAGGAAACGCCT GACAGTAAGCTGATAAACGGCCCTGAAGAGGAAGATCCGGATGTTTGTCTTGTAAAAACCCCCTCAGTAATAAGAACCATGGCGTGTATCAG gtgccatgatgaggagatactgtcttattcacttcacctggcagtggtcataatgttatacctgatcagtgtaaagaCTTTGAAACAG GCGGTGCCATTTTGTGGGAGTATTCGAGGTGGGATGCGACCTGGGAAGAAACTCACCATCATGGGCATCGTGGATTCAGAACCAGATGG GTTTGACATCAGTCTGACATGTGGGTGTGACGACGTGGCCCTGGAGGTCAGCGCCAGGTTCGAGGATCGTCAGCTTCTGAGAAACGCACACGTAGCCGGCTCGTGGGGCGAGGAGGAGGCGGCCATCCCTTTCTTTCCCTTCCTCGCAGGACAGCCGTTCAGG TTGGAGATCCACTGCGAGCACCAGAGTTTCCGTGTGCTCGTGGACGGACAGCCGCTGTTCGATTTCTATCACCGCGTGCACTCGCTGATGTCCATCGACACCATCCAGATCAACGGCAGCCTGAGCATCACCAAACTCAACTGA
- the lgalsla gene encoding galectin-related protein isoform X3 — protein sequence MLYLISVKTLKQAVPFCGSIRGGMRPGKKLTIMGIVDSEPDGFDISLTCGCDDVALEVSARFEDRQLLRNAHVAGSWGEEEAAIPFFPFLAGQPFRLEIHCEHQSFRVLVDGQPLFDFYHRVHSLMSIDTIQINGSLSITKLN from the exons atgttatacctgatcagtgtaaagaCTTTGAAACAG GCGGTGCCATTTTGTGGGAGTATTCGAGGTGGGATGCGACCTGGGAAGAAACTCACCATCATGGGCATCGTGGATTCAGAACCAGATGG GTTTGACATCAGTCTGACATGTGGGTGTGACGACGTGGCCCTGGAGGTCAGCGCCAGGTTCGAGGATCGTCAGCTTCTGAGAAACGCACACGTAGCCGGCTCGTGGGGCGAGGAGGAGGCGGCCATCCCTTTCTTTCCCTTCCTCGCAGGACAGCCGTTCAGG TTGGAGATCCACTGCGAGCACCAGAGTTTCCGTGTGCTCGTGGACGGACAGCCGCTGTTCGATTTCTATCACCGCGTGCACTCGCTGATGTCCATCGACACCATCCAGATCAACGGCAGCCTGAGCATCACCAAACTCAACTGA